TGCGCCAAGAGCTGGCGCATGCTTGGATCGAGGTGGAAATTTTCAAGCTCCTCAATTGGCGCGTTCTCACCCGCCTCCAGCGCGGAGAAAAGCTTGGTGCCGAGGTCTCGGTCGTAAAATTGTTTTGGAGCGAGATGAGCCAGCGCATGCACGAAACGGCGATGCGGTTGCTCGGGCCTCGCGCCCTCTTGCTTGGCGACCCGCGCGCGGGGGCCCACGGGCGCTGGGGGCGCTCGTACCTGTATTACCGCGCTGCCACCATCTTCGCGGGCACTTCCGAAATCCAGCGCAACATTTTGGCCCAACGTGTGCTCGGCTTACCCCGCGAGCCTCGCTAGCCGGTACCGGTTATACCGCCGGCGCCTTGCACTCGGCTGCTTTTGTCGGCAAAGTAAGAATTCGGCGTGAGGCGTTAACGCCATCGTGGCCGCGGGAGGGTGGCATGAGTCGCAAGCGCAACGGTTCGGCAAAGGTACCCCGCAACGCAGCGACGTTCGCATACCGGCCGTTCTCGGTTCTCAAGGAGCTCGCTGCGTCCCTCGCAGCGAGCGAATCCCAGCCAGGCCGCACGCGTACCGGAAACTGCAACCGAGCATCGTCTCGAATCTCCAGCGCGACGGAGAGCGAACTCGATTTATTCTGGCGAGAAATGCAAGGAGTCCAACGGCTTTGGCCCGAGGGGCCGAACATGGTCGAACCTTGCCGGCCGACTCCGGTACCGCGGCCGTTGACCAGCGAAGACGCCGAAGTTTTAGCCGAGCTCGCCGATTTGGTGGCCGGCCATGCGGTTTTCGATGTGTCGCTATCCGATGAGTATGTCGAGGGTGTGGTCAACGGTTTGGACCTGCGCGTGTTGCAACGCTTGCGCTGCGGCGAGTTTGCATACCAGGACTATGTGGACCTGCATGGCCTCAATGTGGAGCAAGCCAAAGCAAAGGTGGACGCTTTTCTGGCAGCGGCGTTCCGCGAGGGGAAGCGTTGCGTCTTGATCGTGCACGGTCGTGGAAAGAATTCGAAAGACCAGGTGCCTGTACTGAAGACGCGCGTCACCGAATGGCTCGCGCGCGGACGATGGTCGCGCTTGGTGCTGGCCTTTTGCAGCGCCCGCCCGTGCGACGGAGGCACCGGAGCCTTGTACGTGCTGCTGCGGTGCCGGCCGCGCCAACGTGGCCAGGTGCGCGTGGCAACCGGGGTCAAATGGTAGCCGCGGATCGCGGCGCTCTGCCTATGGGCACCTTCGGGCTTCGCTGCTGGGCTCGCGCCCCGGAACCATCGGGATTGGTCCGGCAACGGCAACCGAATGGACAGGGGAGGTGTGCATGGAATGGCGAAAGAGAATTCCCTTTGCTGTGGTGACCGTGTTCGTGCTCGTGAGCATGGGAAGCGCGCAGCTACTGCCGCAAGGGTTACCCCTGGAGATGGCGGAAAAGCTGGTCGAGGCCAAGCAAATTTACGTGGCCACGCAGCGAAAAGATGGGTCCCGCAGCGAAGCAGCCCCGGTTTGGTTCGGGATTATGGAGGGGTGCATCTGGTTTACGACGAGCCCGGATAGCCACAAGGGAAAACGCATCCGGCGCGGTAGCCCCGTGTTTGTCTCGGTGGAGGGGAAAAAAGGCCCGTTTGTGCGCTTGCGAGCCGAAATCGTGAAAGATGGCGAGAAGGCCGAAGCCTTGGGCAAGATTTATGAGCGCAAGTACTGGCTTGCGTGGCTTGGCTTTTTCCGCCCGAGTGGAGAGCGAGTGCAGTCGGGAAAAGTACTGTTGATCCGACTGCTCCCCGAAGAGGCATCCGAGCCCGGCAGCAAACCGTAAACGAGGAGGCCCAAAGGGCTCGCACTGCGAGATCGACGAGACCGCCGGTGCGGTGGCCTCCCCGAGTGCGTTCACTTTCGTTGCTTTTCACCGTAGTCGCCAAATGGCGCGTCGCGGCGCCGGATGACTTGGCGGAACCCTAGCTCCTTGAAGCTCTCCACCCATTGCAGCGCCTCCTCGGTGTGGCGTGCAATTCCATCGAAGAGGGTGCCGAGCAATTGTGTCGGGCGAAGCCCCATGAGCTCGATGGTGTGATTGATCAGGATTTTATTCAACGCCAACTGATTGGCCGGGATGTATTGGAAGCGGCGCGCGTATGCTTCGGTTTCTTCCGCGAGGCGATTTGCGGGAAACACCCGCGAGCAAAGACCGATGCGCTGAGCAGTGGGCGCGTCAATCTCGTCACCCGACAGCAAGAATTGCTTGGCCCGCTCGAGGCCGACGCGGTATACCCACAACATCGTTGTCGGAGTGCCGAAGATGCGCGAGGGTGGATAACCGATGATGGCATCTTCAGCCATGAAAATGAGGTCGGCGCATAGTGCGAGATCGGTTGCGCCTCCCATGCAGTACCCGTGGATTTGCGCGATCACGGGTTTGGGGCACTCCCACAGGCTCATAAAGCGGCGTACGTTGTGCCCCATAAACGCAAGGTCACGAACAGGGTCCCACGCTCCCGGCCGGGGCGGGGGGTGCGGCGCAGCAAAGCGCGGGCGGAAGCCGGCTCCCTCTTCGCCCCCTGCAGTGAGGTCGTAGCCAGCAGAGAAAGCGCGCCCAGCCCCGCGCAGGATGATGCACCGCACCCCCTCGGAAAGGGTGGCCCGCTCGATCGCGTCCGCAATGCCCTGAATCATGGCCTCGTTCAGGGTGTTCAACTTCTCTGGACGGTTCAGCGTGATCACACCGAGCGTGTCGCGCTCCTCATAAAGAACCGGCTCTGCGCTCATGGGTCCTCCTCGTCTCTGGAGTGCACTGACTGTACCGGCAACATGCGCCTCTTTTCTCTGTTGCTGCAAGCCCGCGCCGAGCGCGCCCGCGGGGACGCGCGAAGAAAGCACGGAACTTACCTTTCGCGGACGGTAAGCTTTGGCATCCCCCGGGAAGCTGCTCCGGCCTCGATTCCAAGCCGCTGTTCCATCCCCATCGGCTACGCAGCGATTCCGAAGCCACCCCTACCTACCGCGCTCCCCCAATCATCGTGGAGCATGGGGGGAGATCGAGACGGGCAAAGGCGCCAGCTCGGGTTGGAGGCCTTCCAGGTTGGAGTACCAGCCTTCGTCCACGCCCGTAACCCGCCAAACATGGACCCGCAGGGTCGGCTCCTCTTATCCCCCGATCCCTCCACAATCGTGCCTTCACCTTGCAGAACAGTCCCTCTACCTGGAAGCTGCAGGGGCGACCTTTGTGGTCGCCCTACCCCTGCTGTCGGTGCGGGGAGACCAGCCGGGTGGTGGGGCAGCAGGGCACGCCGTGCCGCTACGGCCTCCGGGCCACTCGCTATTCGCCATTCGCCATTTGCCCCACCACCCGCCGCTTACCGCTCGCCGTCTCGGCCCACCCTCACCCGGCCTGCAGCCGGCCTCTGCCGACGGGCAAAAACAGGGAGGGCCAGCAACTCAGGATCACCCTTCAACGTTCGCCTTTTGGCCGCTTCGCCAGCAAGCCAAATGGTGCCCTTCGAGCCGCCGGCAGCCGCGCACGCACGAGGCTACTGCGCAATACCACCAAGAGCACCACCCACAACAACGGCCACGACCCGCGAGTTTGCCCTCGGCTCGCTGTGCAACCTTGCGACGGAGTTGGCTGGGGCCGCGCTTCGCGGGGGTAAATGGCAAGCAGGCCGGCGACATCGTCTGCCTGCAGGCGATCGATATTGCTCACCCGGGAATTCATGATGGCTACCACAGTTTGCGGCGGATTGGCTTCGTCCGGATGTGCCAAGCCCAGAACGTGGCCGAGCTCGTGCAACACTACCCGGCGGATGTCGTACACGGGTTCGGGCCTCCCCGTGGACGTGTCGAAGCGGATCGGCCCGTCATAGGCATTCCAGCGCACCTGAGCGTTAATGAACACCGGCGCGTTCACCATGGTTCCGGTGTCGGGGCGGTAGCAATTGTTGGTGAGCTGAATGATGTCGCCAAAATCGCGCCCGCAAAAATCGTTCGCGAAGATCACTGGGTTGTCGCCCGGCGGCCCGGTGTTGTCGCACGCGTGACCCGGACCCTGCCGGCCGCACGGATTGGAGAACTGCCCGCCAGTCTGGAGCGTAATTTGGACGTTGGCTCCCTGCGCGTTCCACTCGTTTGCGGCAAGGGCGGTATTTTCATCCCAGGTGCGGGTGCCGTTCAACAGTGGCCCGCGTGCTGGTGCACCCAGCAACGACTTCACGGTGACTTTGCCGTCGGGCCAGTAAATGCAGCGACTCGAAGGATTCGAAGAGTCCACGCGAATACAGGACCACGCCGCGAGCTGCTGCGGCCAAGGCCACAACAGAGCAAGAACAACCCCACCGCCGACCCACAACGGCGGTAACTTCATCGGACACCTCCGCTGCCTTGCCGTAGCTGGTCGCCGATCCAACGGCGAAATTCTTCCAGGGACACCCCTTTCGCCCGGGCTCGCGCCGCGCGCGGGGCAAAGCGCAGATTCCGTTGTTCGCGAGCCACCACCGGCAGGCCGTCGCAGCGCACCACCTCTTGGCCGCCGCCCTCGCTCGGTACGATACGAAAGTAGCCTTGATGAATCCCGACCACCGGAAACACTTCGCGCCCGTTGCCGCGCACGAACACCATCACCCGCTCTCCCACGGCAAAGGCCGGGAGGTCCAGCACCTGAGCCCGCAACCCGTTCTTCGTGCCGCCGAAGATGTCGAGCACGAATTCCGGCGATGGCCAAGCCCCTTTGTGAAGCACCAAGCGGTTCAAGGTGACCAGGGTTCGCTGGATACCCGTGGCATCCGGGGCTTCCTCGATCGAAGCTACCGTTCCCTCGACAATGAATTCCGACTGCTCGACCAATTCCCCGAAGTCTCGTTCGGCCACAACCAAGCCGGGGGCCCCGCGGGCACACCACAGCAGCGCAAGCGGCAATGCAACAACCAGGAGCCAACGCATGCGCGGCACGTTAGCAACTCGCTCCCTCGCTCACTAGAAGAAAAATAACGTTCGACGCGGCGGCATTGGGCGCTACCTGCCCGGCTGGAGTGTGCACTTTGCCTCGCGGGCCCACGCCGTCATGCGGAACACCGCGCTTGTTCCTCGTTCTGCGATATCCGGAGGCGACCGCACGGCACCACGGCCCTCGAGCGGCCACATTGTGGGAAATCCCGGGGCCGGCCGGCAGCCTAGGTCCGCGGTGCGTCCCTAGCTTCGATGGCCGCAAGCGGCCTTGTCGAAACCCGCGGCGACCGCGCGGCACGTGCATGTGCGCCCGCATTCCCGTGGAATTTTCCCTTGGCGGTCGAGCTCGGGCGGTGGGCGAGCCGCCGTGCTCGCAGAAAAGCCCCAAGGCCAGACGCACTTGCATGCGGGGGATGATACCCGACACCGCAATGCCCGGACCCATACGCGATCGCGACGGCTCGGTTTCGAGGAGGTTTCCGGCCGCTATGGGTTCGTGCTAGCCCGCCGAGCCATCTGATGTTAGCGTGAACCGCATGCCGGATTACCGACGCCGTGCGGCCAAGGAGGCGATGAGCCTCCGCTTCGATTTCCGAGGGGTGTTCCACCCGGGCTTCGGGGAGCCAGTGTCGCCGAGCGAAGCCACCCGTGACCTGAGGGCACCAGCGCAAGCCGCGCACGAGCGCTTGCACGCCCGCTACCGCGCTGGGGAGCTACCACAGCTCGCTTGGGTTGCCCAGCGGACGGGGTTGGCAGCGGTCAAACAACTTGCGGAAGAACTGCGCCAGCGGGCAAAAACGCTCGTGATCGTTGGCTCAGGCGGTACTGCGCTGGCGGCGCACGCGCTCGCGCGCAGCGTGGTACCGAGTTCGATGCACGTTGCGTTTGCCGACTCGATCGATCCAGATCCTCTCGGCCGCTTGTTGGACGAGTTGGATTTGTCCACCACCGTGTTCGTGCTGGTGAGCAAGTCCGGAGAAACGCCGGAAACGCTGGCGCAGTTCCTGGTTATCCGCGATCTGTTGCTGCGCCACCTCGGGGCGGTGGACTACATCCATCATCTCGTCGTGGCCACCGACGCCGACCAGGGTGCACTCCGCCAGATCGTTCACGACGAGGGATTTCGTTCGGTCGCCATTCCGGCTGGGGTGAGCGATCGGTTTGCGGTGTTGAGCCCGGCGAGTCTCTTGCCCGCGGCCATTGCCGGAATGCGGGTTGACGATCTCCTTGCCGGGGCGAGCTGGATGGAGGCACGCTGTCAGGAAGCCGACGTGTGGCGCAACCCCGCCTTGCTGCTCGCCGCGTGGCTGCATCGAGCGTACAGGCAACAGGGCCTGCGGCACATCGTCTTCGTCCCGTTTTGCCAATCTCTCGCGGCTGTGGCCCACTGGGCCAGCGAACTCTTCGTCGAGGCGTTGGGGCACCCTGCGAATCATGGGCCGCAACCGGGATTGCTCTCCTGGGTGCCCAGCGCCGGGCGCTGTGGCGACCCCTATTTGCTTGCGCAAACGCTTGCACGAAGGCCGCAGGACACGGTGGGGATTTTCCTCGCGGCCGCGGATCACGGGCGGGATTTGTCTGTAGCCGAGGCATATCACGACCTGGAGGCGATTTCCTACTTAGGGGGAAACACCCTGGGGCAAATGCTGCAGCAAAGCGAGCGTTCCCTGGAGGCGTTCCTGCGCCGGGAACGACAATGGCACATCGTAACGCGATGGCCGCAAGTGAACCCGTTCACGCTCGGGCAGTGGCTGTACGCCATGGAAAAGGCCGTTCTCTACTTGGCAGAGCTGCTGCAGGTCCAGTCCGCCACTGCGCCGGGCAGCGATGATTGGCGGCGCTTGCTCTACGGGGCACTCGGGCGTAAAGGGTTCGAAAGCGAACGGGAGGAGGTCGAGCGGCTCGGGCGGGACGAGGAGTCGCAGTGGGTGTTATAGGCGAGCCGCGCGCCTGTCCGTCCGTCAGATCCTTGCGATGAGCCCAGCCATGCGCGCGCAACATGCCAGCGAAGAGGTGCGAGAGTTCCGTGCCGGATCGAGGCGGGTGGCCATCCTGCCGCCAGAAATCCGCGACAAAATCGCTGCCGGCGAGGTCGTGGAGCGACCGGCGTCGGTGGTCAAGGAATTGGTCGAGAACGCACTGGACGCGGGGGCGTCGAACATTCGCGTGGAACTCGAAGAGGGTGGGCTCGGGGTCATCGTGGTGGCCGATGACGGCGAGGGAATGAGCGCGGATGACGCGGTATGCGCGTTTCAGCGCCATGCGACGAGTAAGGTCCGCACGCTCGACGATCTCGAACGCATTACCACGCTCGGATTTCGTGGCGAGGCGCTTGCCAGTATTGCGGCTGTATCTACGACCACGCTGAGCACGCGCCGCCGCGAGGACCTGGCCGGGACCCGCGTCATTGTAGAGGGTGGCCAGCTCTTGGACGTGAGCGAGGTCGCCATGGCGCCGGGCACGCGTGTGGAAGTAGTGGGCTTGTTTGCCAACGTGCCGGTGCGCCGAAAATTTCTCAAATCGCCGGCGAGCGAAGTGGGCCAAGCGAGCGAGTTCCTCACGCGCATCGCCTTGGCGTGGCCGCACGTAGCCTTTCAACTGCGTCACGGCCGCCGCGTGCTTCTGGACTTGCCGGAGGCCAAAACCCCCGAAGAGCGCCTGGCGCAAGTGTTCGGCCGCGAGCGGGCGCAAACGCTCCTTCGCTTCGAGGCCGAAAGCACCCTCGGGCAGGTACGCGGGTGGTTGAGTCCGTCGCAATTCAGCCTTCCTTCTCCACGGCAAATCTTCACCTACGTCAATGCGCGTTACGTGCGCGACAAGCTGCTGACGCACGCCTTGCTCGCAGGCTATCACACATTACTTATGACCGGCCGTTACCCGGCGGCTGTGGTCTTTTTGAATCTCCCGCCCAGCGAAGTGGATGTAAACGTGCATCCGGCCAAACTCGAAGTGCGATTTCGCCGCGGTGGCGCGGTGCACGAATTGGTTTGCCAGGCCGTACAAGCACGGCTGCGCGCTCAGCTCCCGCCGTTTGCCGAGAACGCAGATTCGAGCCCGCAAAGTGGGCTTGCCCTCGCGCCCACGCAGGAACCGAGCGCGTTAGCTCTGGGGCCGGCTTGGCCCCAGCCGTCGGCGGGGACGCACGTGCCCCAGTGGGTCCTGGACGTTCCGTGGCGACGCGAGCACCCTCAGCCCACGCCAACGCCAGTCGGCACACGATCCTCGAGGCCGCCGCAGTTCGCGCAACTGCGCGTCGTGGGTCAGGTATTTCACGGCTACCTCGTTTGCGAGGGAGCGGAGCAACTGGTGCTCCTCGATCAACATGCCGCCCATGAGCGAGTGCTGTTCGAGCGCTTGCGAGCGTCGTATCAGCGCGGCCCACTGCCGCAACAGCACTTGCTGGCGGGGGCGGTCGTTCCGCTCGAAGCGCATGCGCTGGCGCGCTTGATCGAATATTCCCAAGAAGTGGGCCGGCTTGGTTTCGAGCTCGAACCCTTCGGGAGCGACGCCGTTTTGGTGCGCAGCGTGCCTGCGCTGCTGGCACACCAGGATCCCGCCGAGCTCGTACGCGAGCTGGCGGAAGAACTCGTCGAAGTCGAGCAACCCAAAGGCCTCGATCGAGCCATCGAACGGGTATTTGCGCGCATGGCCTGCCACACCGCAGTGCGGGTCGGGCAAAGCCTGAGCGCCGAGGAAATCCGCGCGCTGTTACAGGCAATGGACGAGATTGATTTTGCCGGGCACTGCCCGCATGGGCGGCCGGCGTTTTTGGTGTGGCCGAAAACCGAGATCGAGCGGCTGTTTCGGCGGATTTGACTCGCTGGCCCAGACCGGACCGATACGGCAGGCAACCCATTGCTCATCGCGAACCCATGGATGCTCGCACCGCTGACGCATTCGTTTATCCGGCTTGGGTCCGCCTCATCTTGGCAATGTTGTTCCTATGGCGTTGGGGCGGCGTCGGGCTCGTGAGCCTGCTCGTGTTGTTTGCGACCGACCCCCCCGTCACCCCGCCCATGCTCGTTCGCTTGTGCCTGGTCTGGGTGGTCACGCCTGCGGTCCTTGCAGGTTTCACGCGGCGGTGGTTTCGCGCGCAAACGCGCAGCGAACCGGACCGCCTCATCGCGGAACTTCCCGGCCTCACCCTGGCAATCCCACGGGAACGCATTGCCGGCGCCCGCCCGTGGCAAATTCCCGTGCCCCGGCCTGGACTTCGGCTCCTTCTCCGCGATGGCGGCGTTTTGCGCGAGCGCATCGAAGTGGCTGCACCGCGACTCTGGGCTCGCTTGCATGGAATCGAGATTTCGAGCCCGTTGAGCCCCATGGCCCGAGGGACGCTGGCCTTTTCCGAAGCCCGCGCTCGACAACCGAAACCGCAGGCGTGGTACCTTGCGGCAAAGTTCGTCGTTTTTCCGCTGCTGCCGGCAGGGCTCTTGTTTCGCGTACACCAGCTCATCGCCTACGGAAGCGTGTGGGGGGAGTACTATCAGAGAGGCCTCGCTGCCTACCTGCACACGGGGTTTGTGTACTACGGAACGATAGTGGTCTACGTTCTGTTGTTTGCAGGGATACTCCGTGCCCTCTTCGAGAGCGCCCTCTGGCTTCTCGCCATCGTGACCGCAGAACAAGCGGAACGGCTACGACGCTGGAGCGAATACTTGCGGGAAGGGATGTATTACCTGGGAGTCATTCTCTTCCTCGCGATCCGCTTCTTCGGGTGGGGTTGACTCGCTTGGCCGGCGGTTCGGCACCCCCAACGGCGAGCAGTGTTTCCGGGTGGGCGCGCGGAGCGCCAGCGAACAATGACGCAGCGCGGGCCGGCATGGGCGAACCCCCACCAGGAAAGGTGATGGAGGACACTCAATACGTGACGCAGGCGACCCGAGTGCCTGCAGGCGACTTTGCTTCGATACTCCGCCAAAGACCGCTCGATTAGCCCTGCCGGCACACGCGCTGGGGATCGGGCGCCGCGCCCCATGAAGAGGCGCGGCGGCGCTATTCAGGATCCGCCAAACTTGCGCCTCCTCGGAGCACCGACGACCTGTTCCCGAACCGCTCGATCCATCGCGCCGCCCGAGGGGGCGTTCCACCATCACCGGCGTGAGCGCACGCGATGAGCGTCCGCGTACCACTGCATTGTCGAAGACACCGATCCTCGGGGGAGCATCGCTTCGATTAGAAAAACAAAGCCCGCGGGTCGCCGCTACCCGGTCGAGCGCCTGGGCAAGCTCTCGGCGGGTGTGCACGCGCACGCCTTTCCCTCCCAGCAGGTACGCCATGTCTGCGTAATGCCAGTCAGCCAAGTCATGGCAGCGCGACTGGGGTTCGAAGACACGCAACATTTCCCAGCCAGAATTGTGGAACACGAGCACGATGGGATCCCACCCGTAGCGCTGGCAATTTCCGAGTTCGAAACCGGTCATCTGGAAGGCCCCGTCCCCGACAAGAATGAGCGGGCGTGTTCCCATCGCCACCTACAAGCCCAAACCGGCGGGCACACCGTAGCCCATACTGGCGTAGTAGCCCGGAGCATTGAGGTGCGTGTACGCGATGCGCATCGCCACAAACACGCAATCTCCCATATCGGCCGCAATGGGATGGGCACCGTGCGCATCCATGAAGTCGTTGACGGCACAAGCAATGTCGTCGGGTCGAATGGGCGCATCGTCACGCGGCAAGCCGCGCGGATAGGGTTCGGGTGGAATGTTTCCGTGATTGCGTACCCCGAAACCGCCAACGTGGTTCCGCGTGAGGTCGAGCAACGCGTCCACGAAAGCGTCGAGCGGCACCGGGGCATAGGTGTGAAAGCCCAGAGTGACCCGCCGGTCCCCAGCGTGGATGGCGCAGCGCAGATTCAAGCGTTTGCGCGATGCCCCCAAGTTACTGTCGGAGAGAATCACTCCCAGAAGGAACAAACCGTCCGAGTTCTCCACGAGCTCCGTAATTTCCGGTTCGCCCGCGGCGCCCAAGTAGGTCCCGAGCGGGCGCACGGGGCCATCGGCCAGCAAGCCACGACCCATGAAACTCGTGACCAGGGGAAGCCCTAACGCTTGCGCGAGCGACGCAACCTTGTGCTCCAACCGGTAGCGTTTGACCTCTACCCCGACCATCATCACGGGCGTGCGAGCAACAGTAAGCCGCTCCAGAACTTCCTGAGCGCAAGCCGCAACGGTTTCGGGATCCACCACCGCGGGAGCCAGGCGGGGAAGCTCCTCGCACGGGGCATCCACCAAGTCGCGGGGCACCTCGATGTACACCGGCTGGGAAAAATCCCGTGCATTTTGCAACACACGAGTTAGCTCCCTAGGAGCCGCGAGCGGGCGATCGAGGACAGCCTGATCGCAGGTGACCTCGCGAAACACGCGATACTGGGACTCCAATGTCTTGCCTTGATGATGCAGCAGCAAGTCTCCCGTTCTTTCGCTCACACCCGGCGCGCCCGACACCACCACGAGCGGAGACTTCTCGGCCAAAGCACAAGCCGTGGCGTTGACCAGGTTCAAACCGCCAGCCCCGTAAGTGACAAAGGCGACCCCCACCCCTTGCGTGGCTCGAGCACAAGCGTCCGCTGCAAAACCCACGGCAGGCTCATGACTCAAGGTATAAATCGGCAACTTGCCGTACTGCTCCGCGGCGCGAAACAGCGGCAACGCAAAATCCCCCGGTAACCCAAAAATCGCCTTCGCGCCGTGCGCACACAGGGCATCGTCCAAAGCCTGCACCAGTTTCGCCATGTCTCGTGGTTACTCCGGCGGACAGAAAACAAGGGCACAAACAGCGGCCAACCGCCTCCAAAACTCGCTCAGAAGCGACCGCTTCGGCCTTGGGGGGCGCGTGGTCCCCAGACGTTGGTTCATCCGTTGTCGCTCGCTATACGAGGCCGCCGTGCGCCGGCAAATTCACGCGATCTTCCGGGAAAGCATTCGCGCCAAGCAAGCGTTTGTCCGCGAGCAAGCTGCCGAACTCGAACAAGCAGCACGAATTGTGGCCCAAGCGTTTCGCGACGGACACAAGCTTTTGCTCTTTGGCAACGGAGGAAGCGCCGCCGACGCCCAACACATCGCCGCGGAGTTCGTCAACCGTTTTCAACGCGAGCGCCCGCCGTTACCCGCGGTGGCACTCACGACGGACACCTCCGCACTGACGAGCATCGCCAACGACTACAGCTATGCCGAGGTATTTGCCAAGCAAGTGCGCGCCCTCGGCCGGGCGGGCGATGTGGCCGTAGCGATTTCCACCAGTGGCAATGCCGCCAACGTCTTGCGGGCGGTGCGCGCCTGCCGGGCACTCGGCATTTACACGATTGGTTTGACCGGTGGAGACGGCGGCAAACTGGCAAGGATGGCGCAACTGGTGCTGTGCGTCCGCGCCACCCGCGACACTGCCCGGATACAAGAAACCCACATCGTCATTGGCCATACTTTGTGCGAGCTCGTGGAGTGCGCACTGTTCGAAAGCGACTGAGGCCGCCGCACCATGCCCCGCAAGCCACCGACCCGTGCTGAGGACCTGGATTGGAGCGCTACCCGCACGTATCCCATCGAACAGCGCCCGTCCTTAGTTGCCGCTGGGGGCCTCGCTTCCCCACTACGCGCCGGTCTCAACCTGCGCGAGTTCCTCGAAACCTTGCCCGATTTCCTCGCGGCCCGAGATCTTCTCTGGGTGGCGAATGAACTGGCGCGCCGGCGGAGACAGGGGAAGCGGATTTTGCTCGGCCTGGGCGCGCACGTCATCAAAGTGGGTTTGAGCCCGCTCGTGATCGATCTCATGGAGCGCAAGCTCGTGGACGGCATTGCCGTCAATGGCGCAGTCATTGTGCACGACTTCGAGCTGGCCTTCGCGGGCATGACTTCGGAAGACGTCGCCAGCCACATTGCCGACGGTCGCTTCGGTATGGCCCGCGAAACCGGGGACTTCCTGAACCGTGCGATCGCCCATGCAGCTCCGGGCGAAGGCTTGGGGCACGCCGTCGGACGGGCGCTCGCTGCCGCCAAGCTGCGACACCCGGAAGTCAGCATCCTCGCAGCCGCGTATCGGCTCGGGGTGCCGGTTACCGTGCACGTGGCCGTGGGTACGGACATCATCCACATGCACCCGGATGCCGATGGCGCAGCAATTGGCCGGGCCAGCCTCGACGACTTCCGACATCTGGTCGCACTCGTGGCCGGACTGGATGGCGGCGCATTCGTGCTGCTGGGGTCGGCCGTGATCTTGCCGGAAGTTTTCGTGAAGGCGGTCAGCCTGGCCCGCAATCTCGGACACCGAGTATCCAAGCTGCTGGCGGTCAACTTGGACTTTTTGCGGCACTACCGCCCGCACGTCAACGTGCTGCAACGGCCCACTGCTCCCGACGGCCGCGGGGTTCACATTACGGGACACCACGAAATTCTTTTTCCCTTGCTGTGCGCCGCTTGGTTGGAGGCAATGCACGGGCCGCTGGCGCGCACGCGACCACGCAAGACCGGTCGGCGCAGCGCCCAGTCCTGAGTCCAAGCGGAGCC
This sequence is a window from Candidatus Binatia bacterium. Protein-coding genes within it:
- the mutL gene encoding DNA mismatch repair protein MutL, whose amino-acid sequence is MRAQHASEEVREFRAGSRRVAILPPEIRDKIAAGEVVERPASVVKELVENALDAGASNIRVELEEGGLGVIVVADDGEGMSADDAVCAFQRHATSKVRTLDDLERITTLGFRGEALASIAAVSTTTLSTRRREDLAGTRVIVEGGQLLDVSEVAMAPGTRVEVVGLFANVPVRRKFLKSPASEVGQASEFLTRIALAWPHVAFQLRHGRRVLLDLPEAKTPEERLAQVFGRERAQTLLRFEAESTLGQVRGWLSPSQFSLPSPRQIFTYVNARYVRDKLLTHALLAGYHTLLMTGRYPAAVVFLNLPPSEVDVNVHPAKLEVRFRRGGAVHELVCQAVQARLRAQLPPFAENADSSPQSGLALAPTQEPSALALGPAWPQPSAGTHVPQWVLDVPWRREHPQPTPTPVGTRSSRPPQFAQLRVVGQVFHGYLVCEGAEQLVLLDQHAAHERVLFERLRASYQRGPLPQQHLLAGAVVPLEAHALARLIEYSQEVGRLGFELEPFGSDAVLVRSVPALLAHQDPAELVRELAEELVEVEQPKGLDRAIERVFARMACHTAVRVGQSLSAEEIRALLQAMDEIDFAGHCPHGRPAFLVWPKTEIERLFRRI
- a CDS encoding hypothetical protein (possible pseudo, internal stop codon, frameshifted), which gives rise to MGTRPLILVGDGAFQMTGFELGNCQRYGWDPIVLVFHNSGWEMLRVFEPQSRCHDLADWHYADMAYLLGGKGVRVHTRRELAQALDRVAATRGLCFSNRSDAPPRIGVFDNAVVRGRSSRALTPVMVERPLGRRDGSSGSGTGRRCSEEAQVWRILNSAAAPLHGARRPIPSACAGRANRAVFGGVSKQSRLQALGSPASRIECPPSPFLVGVRPCRPALRHCSLALRAPTRKHCSPLGVPNRRPSESTPPEEADREEENDSQVIHPFPQVFAPAS
- the pgi gene encoding glucose-6-phosphate isomerase, encoding MPDYRRRAAKEAMSLRFDFRGVFHPGFGEPVSPSEATRDLRAPAQAAHERLHARYRAGELPQLAWVAQRTGLAAVKQLAEELRQRAKTLVIVGSGGTALAAHALARSVVPSSMHVAFADSIDPDPLGRLLDELDLSTTVFVLVSKSGETPETLAQFLVIRDLLLRHLGAVDYIHHLVVATDADQGALRQIVHDEGFRSVAIPAGVSDRFAVLSPASLLPAAIAGMRVDDLLAGASWMEARCQEADVWRNPALLLAAWLHRAYRQQGLRHIVFVPFCQSLAAVAHWASELFVEALGHPANHGPQPGLLSWVPSAGRCGDPYLLAQTLARRPQDTVGIFLAAADHGRDLSVAEAYHDLEAISYLGGNTLGQMLQQSERSLEAFLRRERQWHIVTRWPQVNPFTLGQWLYAMEKAVLYLAELLQVQSATAPGSDDWRRLLYGALGRKGFESEREEVERLGRDEESQWVL
- a CDS encoding indolepyruvate/phenylpyruvate decarboxylase (possible pseudo, internal stop codon) yields the protein MAKLVQALDDALCAHGAKAIFGLPGDFALPLFRAAEQYGKLPIYTLSHEPAVGFAADACARATQGVGVAFVTYGAGGLNLVNATACALAEKSPLVVVSGAPGVSERTGDLLLHHQGKTLESQYRVFREVTCDQAVLDRPLAAPRELTRVLQNARDFSQPVYIEVPRDLVDAPCEELPRLAPAVVDPETVAACAQEVLERLTVARTPVMMVGVEVKRYRLEHKVASLAQALGLPLVTSFMGRGLLADGPVRPLGTYLGAAGEPEITELVENSDGLFLLGVILSDSNLGASRKRLNLRCAIHAGDRRVTLGFHTYAPVPLDAFVDALLDLTRNHVGGFGVRNHGNIPPEPYPRGLPRDDAPIRPDDIACAVNDFMDAHGAHPIAADMGDCVFVAMRIAYTHLNAPGYYASMGYGVPAGLGL
- the echA2 gene encoding enoyl-CoA hydratase yields the protein MSAEPVLYEERDTLGVITLNRPEKLNTLNEAMIQGIADAIERATLSEGVRCIILRGAGRAFSAGYDLTAGGEEGAGFRPRFAAPHPPPRPGAWDPVRDLAFMGHNVRRFMSLWECPKPVIAQIHGYCMGGATDLALCADLIFMAEDAIIGYPPSRIFGTPTTMLWVYRVGLERAKQFLLSGDEIDAPTAQRIGLCSRVFPANRLAEETEAYARRFQYIPANQLALNKILINHTIELMGLRPTQLLGTLFDGIARHTEEALQWVESFKELGFRQVIRRRDAPFGDYGEKQRK
- the gmhA gene encoding phosphoheptose isomerase, which produces MRRQIHAIFRESIRAKQAFVREQAAELEQAARIVAQAFRDGHKLLLFGNGGSAADAQHIAAEFVNRFQRERPPLPAVALTTDTSALTSIANDYSYAEVFAKQVRALGRAGDVAVAISTSGNAANVLRAVRACRALGIYTIGLTGGDGGKLARMAQLVLCVRATRDTARIQETHIVIGHTLCELVECALFESD